Within the Phaseolus vulgaris cultivar G19833 chromosome 9, P. vulgaris v2.0, whole genome shotgun sequence genome, the region TACACTAACTTAAAGTAAATGGTTCCACTCCACTTTCAAATTCTATAAAACctctaaaatctaaaatatcaaGATTTACTCTTTACTCAAGTTCTCAATAAAGACTAATTACCATTTCACTAACGTGTTATTTTTTCTACACTTATTATTCATTTGAACACTATCTATTTGTCAATCTAGAGAGCACTTGGCATTGACACAAATAAACTTCCATAAAATTGGATCTAGCAAGTAGGTAATTAGCTACAGTTAGATCCCCTGGACAAATGTGTATAAAAAGGTTTGTTGATATCTTAACTCAGGCCAATGCTCAATATCTTTAAACCATGAAAGTATGTGTAAACAATCATTTACAATCGGTTGGCAAGATTAGGTATAATGTTGACATACCTTGCGGGCCACCTTCTTAATAATAGTCTCACTAACATGTGGCAACTGCAGAAACGGTGCAACACCTTCAGGTGATCCACCCGTAGACTTTCTAGCACTGAGAGGAACAGCCTGCATAGGAGGTCATAAATCATGAAAAGCACATCCTATAAATATTGTTTTACATAAAAGCAAAGCAAACAAATATTAATTGATGATATATTCAGTTAAAATGCTTGGCTATTACAAGACAAGAAAAACAAACATGAAAAGCAATGAGAACCGCAAATTTCCACATATCATAAAAGTATACCAATATCTATATGTGCAAAATTTCTGTAGCATAACCCAATTGTGTTGTTCTTGAAGAGATGTCGTTACACCAATTGACAGACATCTACATAAGAACCAAAAGATGCTGgaggaaaaaaatgaaaaaagactTTTGGTTGGCATTTTACTTGGAGGAAGATCAATGACTTCAACCAGCACAGACACATTTTAAATgcttttacaaataaaaatcatattagCTAGGTATGACAAATAGAAAAACTGTACATAGCACAAATGTTTCTCTCCTAAACTCCTACAACAGAAGACTGTAGAGGAAAGCAGAAATTCGATTAAATATTGACCATACTTGATAAATCCTCTGATCGTTCTTGTTTGGgtatttatatttctattttatactCCAGTTGTACCAAAAAAACTGTTGAGACTATGGGGGATTTTATGTGGATAGGTTGGAAAAGAGAATCACGATAATGTTCTCCAGTGTAATTTAAtgagatagaatgtgataaAACCATAAAGCACTAGCCcttgtttataaaattagtaGACTCATAATCCTAATtgaataaggaaaaaaaatcatgaaatgtGAGGAACTATGAACACCAATcctgagaaaataaaaaataatctaaattaTGCCAAGATACAAAGAATCAAGATATTGAGATATTTCTCCTATATTCTAACAGAGACAAAAAAGAAAATGTGAAATATGTTTACATTATATAGATATATTAGTAAGTGGTTTTCTTTGTCGCTTTAATTAACATAAGTTAAATAGTATTTCCATTTCTCCTATGATAGAAGTATAGGGGAGGCCGAAGTTATGCCATTCCAAGGTGATTGATAAAAAAGCATGGGTAGAGACAAGACAAACAATTACAACTCAACTTACAAACAAAtgacaataaagaataaaatgaatattgTCCCACCACAGTATTCAGCACAGTGAGAGTATTCTGTAAATGTTAACCCAGAACATGACTTGCTTAAAACCAGACATATCAGAAGATGCAATTGGAGAAAATAACAACTGTATATAGCAACTTCAACTTAGATTCATTACCTGGACGATACATTGAGAAAGTTCAACAACACCAATTGCAGGCCTCAGCCATCCATGGCCCTGAGCATTTCGGGGTATAACTGCCATCTTTTAAAGAAAGTGGAGCATTAATAATGTACAGAAATACAAATATCACAGTTTCATGACTAAAATCCAAAAAGAGGGATATCATATACATCATACAAGAGATTGATGACAAGCAAAAGTAAATATTACAATGACCAACCAGTATGTATAATAAGCACATTTTCATGATAGGTATGATCTTAGATTTGGTACTGTAAATCTCAGTAACCCGTTACCCTACTTACTTCTATACCTTCTTTGCAGTAGCACAAGGAAAATACTAAAAGCTACCAAAACTACTTTTAAAAACACAACAGAATAGCTTAAGAGAAATGTCATACGGTCTGATCTTATCATTTAATTAGGCTTTCAGATATTTGCCAGGAAAGTAATGCCAAGACATTCATGACAGAGTTGGGGAATAAATTTGTCATGTGTAGCGCTATTCTTTACAGAATCCATCAATAACAAAAACCACACAGctcatgaaattatttattaccCCTAATCAGTTCCCTTTTACAATATAACCTTGTTCCAGTTCACTCATAAGGGAGGGAAGCTGAAAATATTCCACATGTTTGATTAAGGTGTTTAGATACAACTTATTTTGCTTCTACCAAAAGGGAAAGAGAATATTCCCCTACTAAAAGTTAACAACATAGTCTACTTAGATAAATAAGATCAAATAGTAAGTCATTCACCTTCATTAATTCTTCAAGAAGGCGGGGAGCTGTTTCTAAAATTCTTCTGAAATCACTCTGTAAAGATGGAGACAAGGCTGCAAATTCACGGGTCAACTGAGCTTGAACTAACAGCTCTGTCTGAAAGAAAATGTGAAAGATGTTAGCTCATAATGAAAGATCAGAGTAGGACACTTGTGCTCCCagaaggaaaaataaataaaaaatataaagattcaATAGGCTTAGCCATACAAGAAGATACCTTAACCAGTGCAGGATGCTGCTTCCAAAACTTAGCCTGTTCCTGCTTGATGTTTTTGAGGTCAAGATTCAACTCACTTCTTACCAACATAAAAAGCTTCTGAAGAGGCTCATCATCAGTCCTACGAACTGGAATTTCCATATATTCAGCAGCTTTGATGAAAACATCCATGACTTTGCTGTACAACATCACAAATAATAAACTTGAAAGTTTAGAACGGGTTAAATAAAATAACCCaactgttttattttaaatctcAGATAAGTAGTATTTTAATCCCAATGTTCATCAATGTTGTAGCACAATTTAATCTGGTAAGTTCAGTATGAAATGGAAAGGGgttttaaaatcttatttattttatatgaacATCCTTTTGCAAACTAACACTGGTGATATTTCTAATTGAACTTCAagctaatttaaatatataaagaaatagATAAGCATACATCAACAACAAAACCTAATGAATGGAAAAGTTTAATGGCTTACTGCATAAAATTCAGTGCTCTGTATCCTCAAAGAATAttgatgaaaataaaaagaCTGGAAGAGTTTAACTAGAAAAACAATGTACAGACCTGGGGGCCAAAGAAGGCTTCATGAGGTAATAGTAAGTGGAAAGTGTTTGATGCATCACATAGTTGCCAGTATACTTTGACGATCTGGAGAGATAAACAACAGCAATAACCAGTGGCAAGAGAATACACACACCAACAATCCAAAGCAGAAGTATTCCCCCAGATGCCCCATCAATATTTAACAGGAATTGTGGAAGAGCTATACCCATTTGAAATCCCTGCAATAAAATATGATGTATATTTCAACAGTGTAAAACAAAAAGATACAAGTGTCTTAACATTTTTCCATAACCTTGTGTGTTTATTACCTGCCGGCCATCTGGATGGccatatttttcataattttcacGAGCTGTTGGATCTGTAAGTGCTTGATAAGCCTTGGCAATGTACTCAACAAAGTACTTGTGTGCCTCTAAAtgaaagagataaaaatatatcaGTTACATGTTTAATTGGAGAAAACCAGCATCCCAGCAAACATTAAAGTTTGCAATGCaacaacacaaaaataaacaattgaAACACCTTCAACCTGGATCTGGATTTTTATCTGGATGGTATTGAATTGAAAGCCTCCTatactttttctttatttcagaCTCTGCCGCTCCAGGCTCTAATCCTAGAATACTAAATGGATCGAATATTTCAATCTGTATAAAATTTACaggaaaaaattcaaaatgtgCACCATTGGAGCCCTCAACCAGTGAGTAAAATGTTATACAACAAGTACAAGATCCCTCAATACTAATCAAATCACAAGCAATGGAATAGCTGAAttgattttaactttttaatagtTTACCTCACGACTCATGGTCTTTATGTAATAAACCAGAATAATCATAATCACCCAAAGCAGTAACAATGTCATGTTACTACAGGTTGAGACATTCGAAATCTGCAAAATCAAAGAGAAAAGAACGAGTAAGAAGGAGAAACAAGACATAATACCAGAGTTAGATTAAATACCACAAGTAAATAACTAAGCAATCATCTAAGACATTGAAATAAACATATCATTAAATGATCTCACCCTCTTGAATATCGATTTATGGTACTTCCCCGACCGCGAGCATTCAGAGCACTGACAGTGTATGCTCTTTGATTTCTTAGAGGCAGCTCGGCACAACTTTGTAATTGTATATGGCACTATAGGAATGGCCATTATTGTCAAGATGAATATTGGGAACAGTGCACTATTTTCCTCTGAAGCAGCCATCGTTCCCTTCTACACCCAACAACCTCGATAGTTACCAGACCTGCAAAGAAATCTCTCGTTATTACTCACAACCCAATCTCCAGACACAGTCTTTcatcaggaaaaaaaaaattaagtaacaACCCACAGAAACACAAAACCCAGAACTCACAAAAATGGTCCCAACAACGTTTACGGTGGACAGAAAACCTGACAGAATTCTAAAAAATTGAGATTATCAATTAGTGTCCCTCGTGAGAAACCCAATCTAGGTTTCATAAAGGATTCTAAAAGCATTAGATGTGCGAAGGGAAAAACACGAATCATCAAATTCTAATCGAAACAGCAACACGAAACGAATTCCCCTTTCCTCACACACACACAATGCAAAGCAGCTTCAATTTCAGTTACAGACTAATAAAGTATACGTTTCAGACAGTCACAGGCGGCAGAAAGTGAAAATGCGCGGTTTCAAAATCTCCAAAAACCTAATCAGCAACAAATTAGGGAATCCAGAGGTTTAATTGAGGAAATTAGAGGTCAAATCGAATTGAAATAACAAGGAAATCAAATCCAAACGAAATGAAAGAGATCGAAAACGCAAAGGCACgcagaaagagagaaagagagagagaccTGGGTCTTGGGATTCGAAAAGATGGAATGAAAGGTCAACTTCGATGGGGGAGGGAAATTGGAGGAAATGGAACCTGAGAACACAGAGTGAGGGAGATGAGATCGCAGCACACAGAGAAACAGGgacaattaaataattttacgccttaaatattattttagtccATATGAAATTAATGAACTCTTCATTTTAGAGTCCATAAAAATAAATGggcataaattattatttaattataatgtaatatttagtaaaaaaaatagttgtagTGTAATTGTTTTTTACGTGAAACaaacattatttaataaattaacataagtcagtttaatttagatttttctAATCCCTTCCTCAATTTAACATTACAGTTGCTTAGGTCAATTAGTCTTCTAAAacatacaattattttttaatcttataaatAAAGACTTAATTATATTTGTGAACAATAGtatcatttcattttttaattaaatactaaaatataaattaaatcaatggtattttttataaaaataattaaagtttcaATTGTTTTCatcattcaattaaaaaatataaattttgaacatcaagtaaaaaaaatcaagagaaattcaattaaatttatgaaaaatttaaaatttcaattatgtCATTTTTCCAAATATTTACGTGGAAACGTCGCGTCAAACCAATTTACAGTAAAAttactcaattaaaaaatataaaatattttgactttttatataacaaaaaattaataaaaaataatttaaaatattcacaTTATGATAAActtaaaacttatttatattttttattttttatatacgaGACACATAAtcaataacaatttaaaataagaatgaCTTTATCCTGATAAAatcaaatgaaaataacaattaaaaaatattaaatgtttaacatttaataatattaatgtttttcATCCACCTCATTACTACATACCTAATGAAGAAGATAATTTGCACACTCTCACTCATTAGACTAATTTCATTTctaaagtgaaaataaaatatatatacatacttTGTGATTAAACTTTAGGTAAAAGAGAATATTATTTTCGTATCTCTTCACTTTTCCAaccaaataaatatataattatttttctcgtcaaaattaagatttaataatagtaatttatatacgtaaattaaaaataaaaactaacacgtataatatcttattttatagTTAATTCACTTACATTTGTCACTATATAATATCCAAGTAAGTAACAATACCAAGTACACGAGGATTAActtttgtatattatttttaaatgactAAACAGCGTTTTTGGaagatcatttttttttaaattttgttcaaaatttaaaaataattgcaTTATATTAAAGGACTAAAAATAtactgaaataaaaatattaaatgagaGAAATAAGTTACTCTAAAAATAACTTTCTCAcacttaattttcttttaatctcAAAATCATAACAAATTGTTTACTATAACTCTTAGATTAAGAAAAAGAAACGAAGAATATAAATAAACGGTATTTTTCTTTTAcgaaattttttttcatttaatatatCCTGTATTAATATCTCACAATAATATAATCATTAGATGAGTTTTCATATACAATTACTAAAGTATGAATTTTCTATATCATATGTGTAACCTAATAGTGTCAAGCCTAATTACTTTAATAGTGTGTTTGAATGGGGAAAGAGATTTGAGGGAGAGgatttaaaatgatttgaaaGGAAAGTGgagttgtttggattggggtataTTAGGGTAGATTTatgagaaaagtttattgaaatttgtaattGATGTGATATTGGgaaagattttttaaattttttaaaatgtataaaatctaagtttacaaatttgataaataataatttttaaaaaaattattaaagaatttattgtaaaagaatttaaaaatatacattagaattaaaataatttaaaataaaaaaaattaaattaaataaaaatatgtattaataattaaaattaatattttatttattatttattttattataatatgaaaaataatattaataattaataaagaaattataagtGTTATGatcatatataatttattaatttaaaaaaaaatagtcacaAGTCAACTTTCTCTACAAATCTTCTCGGATAGGTAGTGTTTGGATTGGGGGGTGGCACTATAGCGAAGACAAATGGGAGTGTGTCACCCCCGTTTGCTTCAGTGGGCGCAGGAGAATGAGGGTGCGGGTGAAGAGAAATTGGTAGTTTTTTTGGTTCCTTCATGCACTGAAGAGAAAGGAGAGAAAGTAAGGTAGAAAGCCACGTAGGACAATGCCAATGACAATACTACCCATGCTTTTTCACTCTGAAGCACAGTGTGGCTACCGATTGCACCACGGCAAAAATGGCACCGCAAGCATGAGATTTCATGCTTTCATACTTTGCATTGCACTGAAATAGGGGCTTGTAGAGGGTCGTGAGTAAGCACAGAGGTAATTCACTGAGTTTCATCGTTCATCTGTGAGCTGAGGTAAGAGTTTCAATTCATTTTGTTCCAGTCATAATTGATTATGGGTGAAAAATAGCAGTgcacataatcaattatatctgaattttttttggcaacttaatcgattatgtggACTATGTTTTTGTATCGATAATCAATTATCATAGAACATAACcgattattttgatttttaaagtGCAGACACTATCGATTATGCATGTTAAAGctttggataatcgattatgttattttttgaactgtgaccataatcgattatgcatcTTAAATGTGTGGGTAATCGATTATGTGTTGTTTTAAACCGGACCTCATAATCGGTTATGTTcatgtttttattatatttttcattttgtgatttttttttaattttttaatacattttttgcATACATAGTTTGATCTTGTTGAGAGTTGATTTCTCTTGAAATatgtgtgatttttttaaattgtgttggatgtttattgttttttgaatttaattttttttaaattattataaagtaGTTATTGATGTTAATTAGtttgtaattttaaatataaatgtttaagagaaataaaatagttatgatactaaattaattattgtcttaagttgattatttatttttgtattgttATGGAAAAATTtgtaatgttttaaatatttgttttgtgtCATATGAATTGAAATTATAGGTGtgaatttgtttaaattttgttattaaattatagttaagatttttttaaattttgttaagctgttaatgaataattttttttatatcaaaataagaaatttacagaatagaaatatatattttaaattattatttttacagtttacagaatgaaaatataaatttttaatgtcatggttttaatatttttacctTTTGAATAGAAATACCTTAATGTTATGAAATTTATTTCtcaatttgaaattattttttaagttataacttataattgaaacttacaattattttaattattaaaattatgtacaaaattaataatatttttttattattttttactgacAAAAGtatactttattatatataacataatgtaatagaaattaaataatataatactaattattttaattaacttaaatgttttataaattaattaatattttattttcttatttatttatataaaaagataaatttgtaatcttataatttatactattcaaaatatattaaaatactttcataactatcacatcattcacGTTTTTCAATAAACTTTATTCACACATCCAAACTTCCTCAACTTTCTGCACATTTTTTTCACACTCTCACTTCCTCAACTTTTCACTCTCTCTcaacctctaatccaaacaaagcaaagaaaattttaaaacataaagtTGCATCGTTTTTCATGttttcacttttttcttttcGTTTTTCCAACTTTCTTTACTCTCCTCCATTCTTCGCTTTTCCGCGTCTAGATACAATGCCCTAAAACAATTAAATTCTACTTATacaatttatcatattttttttaatcatcacTAATATTAACATTAGAGTTATTGTTTCAATCTTTTAACGATTATTCAAGTAAATAGTTTAAGTGTTTTATTATACTCACGGTAGTGAGAACTGTCAAACGGATCGTCCATTCAAAAAAActagagagagaaaataaaacatCCAAATGGTGTTAATTAAACCATTAAAAAATGTCTTAAaaagttcaaaaaggataaaactaattaacattaaaaatgaattaaatgtttttgctcactttaatttggttttcagtttttttccttaaattcaTTTAATCAATTCTCTTAATGTACTTATATTGAtttgtaaattatttaatattttaaattttatataatatactattaaaaattattaaacaaaattagtttttgagaaaaaataattaattattacgtaaataattgatatttaaattagtttatataattgataaatagttcttaaattgatatttaattagttacaaggttttaactatccattatctatattttaaagttgataactaaaataagtgattaattatataccaatttaaaaaaattattaataataatttttagtttttaaaatattatataatttaattaatataataattaattatttttatttttaaaattgatatttatttaataattttttagttgtgATGGTAGTATATAATCAT harbors:
- the LOC137823075 gene encoding dnaJ protein ERDJ2A-like encodes the protein MAASEENSALFPIFILTIMAIPIVPYTITKLCRAASKKSKSIHCQCSECSRSGKYHKSIFKRISNVSTCSNMTLLLLWVIMIILVYYIKTMSREIEIFDPFSILGLEPGAAESEIKKKYRRLSIQYHPDKNPDPEAHKYFVEYIAKAYQALTDPTARENYEKYGHPDGRQGFQMGIALPQFLLNIDGASGGILLLWIVGVCILLPLVIAVVYLSRSSKYTGNYVMHQTLSTYYYLMKPSLAPSKVMDVFIKAAEYMEIPVRRTDDEPLQKLFMLVRSELNLDLKNIKQEQAKFWKQHPALVKTELLVQAQLTREFAALSPSLQSDFRRILETAPRLLEELMKMAVIPRNAQGHGWLRPAIGVVELSQCIVQAVPLSARKSTGGSPEGVAPFLQLPHVSETIIKKVARKKVRTFQELHDMDSQERADLLIQIGGLSSSEVQDVETVLDMMPSLTLEVTCETEGEEGIQEGDIVTIHAWINVKRGNGLIGALPHAPYYPFQKEENYWFLLADSVSNNVWFSQKVSFMDEAAALTAASKAIEESMEGSGANVKETSRAVSEAVEKVKGGSRLVLGKFQAPSEGNYSLTGYCLCDSWLGCDRRTNLKLKILKRTRAGTRGAVLADEGPITEDGVEEDEDNEDEEYDDDYESEYSEDEEDDQNTKNKHQAANGTVKKHDQGAESSGSDEE